In Wenyingzhuangia fucanilytica, the following are encoded in one genomic region:
- the lysA gene encoding diaminopimelate decarboxylase gives MDNQFLISLTEKYGAPLYVYNADVIEHQYNRMMNAFSSVKNVKLNYAVKSNTNINVLKFLKNLGSGGDCVSVQEIKLCLAAGFDVKDISYTPNGVSFKEISEAKELGVKITLDNLSSLDKFGKAFPNAPVSLRINPHIMAGGNAKISVGHVDSKFGISHTQIEEIKKIVTENGTPVNGVHMHTGSDIKDPSAFVEAMEVLLGIARQFDTIEFIDLGSGFKVPYKDGDHATNLEELGQVLGTSFNAFCKEYGKELKLIFEPGKFLVSESGKFLAKVNVIKQTPNINFVGVDSGLNHLMRPMMYDAYHRVHNISNPNGEKQTYNVVGYICETDTFASDRELGKVSEGDIICMDNAGAYCFSMASNYNSRFKPAEVLVIKGKDYLIRERETFEDILKGQIMIDSL, from the coding sequence ATGGATAATCAATTTTTAATTTCATTAACAGAAAAGTACGGTGCCCCGTTATATGTATATAATGCCGATGTAATAGAACATCAGTACAATAGAATGATGAATGCATTTTCATCAGTAAAAAATGTAAAATTAAACTACGCAGTAAAATCTAATACCAATATTAATGTTCTTAAATTTTTAAAGAATTTAGGATCTGGAGGTGATTGTGTTTCTGTGCAAGAAATTAAATTATGTTTGGCTGCTGGTTTTGATGTAAAAGATATTTCTTACACCCCAAATGGAGTTTCTTTTAAAGAAATTAGCGAAGCAAAAGAATTAGGAGTTAAAATAACTTTAGACAATTTATCTAGCTTAGATAAATTTGGAAAAGCATTTCCTAATGCACCCGTTTCTTTACGTATCAACCCGCATATTATGGCTGGTGGAAACGCAAAAATATCTGTAGGACACGTAGATTCTAAATTTGGAATTTCTCACACTCAAATAGAGGAAATCAAAAAAATAGTAACAGAAAATGGAACTCCTGTAAACGGAGTACACATGCATACTGGTTCTGACATTAAAGACCCTAGTGCTTTTGTAGAGGCTATGGAAGTTTTACTTGGTATTGCAAGACAGTTTGATACTATTGAATTTATTGATTTAGGTAGCGGATTTAAAGTGCCTTATAAAGATGGAGACCACGCAACCAACTTAGAAGAGTTAGGACAAGTTTTAGGAACTAGTTTTAATGCTTTTTGTAAAGAATACGGAAAAGAATTAAAATTGATTTTTGAGCCAGGAAAGTTTTTGGTATCAGAATCTGGAAAGTTTTTAGCAAAAGTAAATGTCATCAAACAAACTCCTAACATTAATTTTGTTGGGGTGGATAGTGGTTTAAATCATTTAATGAGACCTATGATGTACGATGCTTATCACAGAGTTCATAATATTTCTAATCCAAATGGTGAAAAGCAAACTTATAATGTAGTGGGTTATATTTGTGAAACCGACACTTTTGCTAGCGATAGAGAATTAGGAAAAGTAAGTGAAGGAGATATTATTTGTATGGACAATGCTGGAGCTTATTGTTTTTCTATGGCCTCTAACTACAATTCTCGCTTTAAACCTGCCGAAGTTTTAGTAATAAAAGGAAAAGATTATTTAATTAGAGAAAGAGAAACTTTTGAAGATATTTTAAAAGGTCAAATAATGATTGACTCTTTATAA
- the pepT gene encoding peptidase T, giving the protein MQHILDRFVRYITVDTQSDPTNPAFPSTEKQWTLARMLEQELKDIGLSEVMLDENCYLTATLPSNVSHTVPTIGFVAHIDTSPDFSGKNVNPQIHKNYDGKNIVLNADQNIILDATYFDDIQQYKGQTIITTDGTTLLGADDKAGVTEIVTAMEYLVNHPEIKHGKIRICFTPDEEVGKGAHKFDVKAFGAEWAYTMDGSQIGELEYENFNAARAVVTIQGKNVHPGYAKNKMVNAILVAQHFINGLPANEVPEKTTGYEGFYHLHDILGDVEKTTLEYIVRDHSLEKFKERKENMKSLVSSLNQKFGEDIFSIEIKDQYFNMKEKITPVMHIIDIAAAAMEKENIKPIYKAIRGGTDGSQLSFMGLPCPNIFAGGHNFHGKYEYVPLESIEKATKVIINIAEITANKYK; this is encoded by the coding sequence ATGCAACATATTTTAGATAGATTTGTTCGTTACATTACGGTAGACACGCAGTCTGACCCAACCAATCCTGCTTTTCCTAGTACAGAAAAACAATGGACATTGGCGCGTATGTTAGAGCAAGAACTAAAAGACATTGGTCTTTCTGAAGTTATGTTAGATGAAAATTGTTATTTAACCGCTACCCTACCAAGCAATGTATCTCACACAGTACCTACCATAGGTTTTGTAGCACATATAGATACAAGTCCTGATTTTAGTGGAAAAAATGTAAATCCTCAAATCCATAAAAATTATGATGGAAAAAATATTGTTTTAAACGCAGATCAGAACATTATTTTAGATGCTACTTATTTTGATGATATTCAACAATACAAAGGGCAAACCATTATTACTACTGATGGAACAACATTATTAGGTGCCGATGACAAAGCAGGTGTTACAGAAATAGTAACGGCTATGGAGTATTTGGTAAATCATCCTGAAATAAAACATGGAAAAATTAGAATCTGTTTTACGCCTGATGAAGAAGTAGGAAAAGGAGCTCATAAATTTGATGTAAAAGCTTTTGGTGCCGAATGGGCTTATACTATGGATGGTAGTCAAATTGGAGAATTGGAGTACGAAAATTTTAATGCTGCTCGTGCTGTAGTAACTATACAAGGTAAAAACGTTCATCCAGGATATGCTAAAAACAAAATGGTGAATGCTATTTTGGTGGCTCAACATTTTATCAACGGATTGCCTGCAAATGAAGTTCCTGAAAAAACAACAGGTTACGAAGGATTTTATCATTTACACGACATTCTTGGAGATGTTGAAAAAACAACATTAGAATATATTGTAAGAGATCATAGTTTAGAAAAATTTAAAGAGCGTAAAGAAAATATGAAGTCTTTAGTATCTTCGCTAAATCAAAAGTTTGGAGAGGATATTTTTTCTATAGAAATAAAGGATCAATATTTTAACATGAAAGAAAAAATAACTCCTGTAATGCATATTATTGATATTGCAGCAGCAGCTATGGAAAAAGAGAACATAAAACCTATATACAAAGCCATTCGTGGTGGTACAGATGGTTCTCAATTATCTTTTATGGGATTGCCTTGTCCAAATATTTTTGCCGGTGGTCATAATTTTCATGGTAAATATGAATATGTACCACTAGAATCAATAGAAAAAGCAACAAAAGTAATTATAAACATTGCTGAAATTACAGCAAATAAGTATAAGTAA
- a CDS encoding patatin-like phospholipase family protein, producing the protein MRALVISGGGSKGAFAGGVAQYLMKEQKKEYDILVGTSTGSLMISHLALGRIEMLKDLYTSVDQSTIFSNCPFKIKGRRGAKTVSINHFKVLWNLIKKRKTFGESKNLRKLLHNTITKDFYKEIRATEKELVVTVSNLTLGKVEYKSIKECEREQFCDWIWASCNYVPFMSLYEKDNYQYADGGFGALVPIKEAINRGATEIDVIILDTEMKLVANVPAKNPFALISDVIDFTLEQVSKHNVSIGKLASHYNNVQLNLYYTPTILTSNSLIFDKELMTGWWEDGYAYARNKHQNNEMSELKFADK; encoded by the coding sequence ATGCGAGCATTGGTCATTTCGGGAGGAGGTAGCAAAGGAGCTTTTGCAGGAGGGGTGGCTCAGTACCTAATGAAAGAACAAAAAAAGGAGTACGATATTTTAGTAGGTACTTCTACAGGAAGCTTGATGATTTCTCATTTGGCTTTAGGAAGAATTGAGATGTTAAAAGATTTATATACTTCTGTAGATCAATCCACTATTTTTAGTAATTGTCCTTTTAAAATCAAAGGAAGAAGAGGGGCAAAAACAGTTTCTATCAATCACTTTAAAGTACTTTGGAACTTAATTAAAAAACGTAAAACTTTTGGAGAAAGTAAAAATTTAAGAAAATTATTACACAATACAATTACCAAAGATTTTTATAAAGAAATACGTGCTACTGAAAAAGAATTGGTGGTAACTGTATCAAATTTAACTTTGGGAAAAGTAGAGTACAAGTCTATAAAAGAATGTGAAAGAGAGCAGTTTTGTGATTGGATTTGGGCTTCGTGTAATTATGTTCCTTTTATGAGTTTGTACGAAAAAGATAATTATCAATACGCAGATGGTGGTTTTGGAGCTTTGGTACCTATTAAAGAAGCCATCAACAGAGGAGCTACAGAAATTGATGTAATTATTTTAGATACAGAAATGAAATTAGTAGCCAATGTACCAGCAAAAAATCCATTTGCATTAATTTCGGATGTGATAGATTTTACTTTAGAGCAAGTATCAAAACACAATGTTTCTATAGGGAAATTGGCATCGCATTATAATAATGTACAGTTAAACTTATATTATACACCAACAATTTTAACTTCTAACTCTTTAATTTTTGACAAAGAATTGATGACTGGGTGGTGGGAAGATGGTTATGCTTATGCAAGGAATAAACATCAAAACAATGAAATGAGTGAACTAAAATTTGCAGATAAATAA
- a CDS encoding lactonase family protein yields the protein MKILKSIFLLSTLTFIGCNSIIPNSNKTKKFYVGTYTNKNNPQSEGIYEYQLKNNGTLDSIRLLVKTENPTYLIKSFDKNFLLTTNSQWDGTISSFKIEPESLKEISISKADKSPCYIAINKDNYVLTANYNSGTTNLHRLNEKGELVGPLDTQQNEITVPSNNKRQDFPHAHSCYFEPNSENIISVDLGANKLVFSTIDKDFNKFVPNEFHELQMPGECGPRILTFHPTQPWIYSVNELDGTVTFIKKNIPNNSYKIIQTVKTLPDDFKEINWAAHITITKDGKYVYMSNRGHDSIGILKVLPSGKLELIDTISTHGKHPRNFSLTPDEKFLIVANRDTNNICSFRRNSKTGKLTFVDEVLAPRPVSILF from the coding sequence ATGAAAATACTTAAGTCAATATTTCTTTTATCAACTCTAACTTTTATAGGTTGTAATAGCATAATACCAAATTCAAACAAAACGAAAAAGTTTTATGTGGGTACTTACACTAATAAAAACAACCCTCAGAGTGAAGGTATTTATGAATATCAACTAAAAAACAATGGTACTTTAGATTCTATTAGGTTATTGGTAAAAACTGAAAACCCTACTTATTTAATAAAATCTTTTGATAAAAATTTTTTACTCACTACCAACTCACAATGGGATGGAACTATAAGTAGTTTTAAAATTGAACCTGAAAGTTTAAAAGAAATAAGTATTAGTAAAGCAGACAAAAGCCCTTGTTATATTGCAATTAACAAAGATAACTATGTATTAACTGCTAATTATAACAGTGGTACAACAAACCTACACAGACTAAACGAGAAAGGCGAATTGGTAGGGCCTTTAGACACGCAACAAAACGAGATAACTGTTCCTAGTAATAACAAAAGACAAGACTTTCCTCATGCACATTCTTGCTACTTTGAACCCAACTCAGAAAACATCATTTCTGTAGATTTAGGAGCAAACAAACTTGTGTTTTCTACCATAGATAAAGACTTTAACAAATTTGTGCCTAATGAATTTCACGAACTTCAAATGCCAGGTGAATGCGGACCAAGAATATTAACTTTTCATCCAACACAACCGTGGATTTATTCTGTAAATGAATTGGATGGAACGGTAACATTTATCAAAAAGAACATTCCTAACAACAGCTATAAAATAATTCAGACCGTAAAAACTTTACCAGATGATTTTAAAGAAATCAATTGGGCTGCACATATTACCATTACAAAAGATGGAAAATACGTTTATATGAGTAATAGAGGTCATGACAGCATTGGTATTTTAAAAGTTTTACCTTCTGGTAAATTAGAATTGATAGACACCATTAGCACTCATGGTAAACACCCAAGAAACTTTAGCCTAACTCCTGATGAAAAATTCTTAATTGTAGCCAATAGAGACACCAATAATATTTGTTCTTTTAGACGAAATAGTAAAACAGGAAAATTAACTTTTGTAGATGAAGTACTAGCACCAAGACCAGTTTCTATTTTATTTTAA
- a CDS encoding TonB-dependent receptor, translating into MPKTKKQILIITFILFSVIVNAQKCDFTLSGVVVDSTTDEPIANASVYLEGVNKGVVSGIDGTFEIKNICKGDYHLDITHIGCENNQQFVQIHHNTKIRVVMNHYIQMLDGVHLHGHKAENTTQAAQNITSKNIQNNANENLSNLLESLTGVSTLKNGSGIAKPVVHGMYGNRITILNNGIAQSGQQWGNDHSPEIDPLIANNIKVIKGVGALEYQGSSLGSVVLVTPKEINKDPHLHGAANYFVETNGLGSGLNLTLEKGTNGIDWKINGTLKKYGDRKTADYYLNNTGNQEANLALQLRKQFSDSWESKIYASTFNSELGVLRGSHIGNISDLEEALSREVPFYTEDSFSYKLEAPKQEVHHHLLKFLNHYKINDDEFYTFTYAGQINNRKEFDIRRGNRSGIPALSLNMMTHFLEAKHQNKIGENIEFKKGIQYTFTDNTNDSETGVLPLIPDYLSHQLGTFVLLNKRYHRWMYELGFRYNFTYQNVAAISKTTPREIVNHNNVFHNVNVSAGLRYRTLKQLHWAFNIGLASRNPAINELYSNGLHQGVSGIEEGNINLKQENSIKTTFGLEGNVAQKWFFETLLYHQYIKDYIFLNPQNEVRLTIRGAFPVFAYEQTNAQLIGLDLGTTYAFSDALKVGAKYSFLQGDNLSEDIPLINMAANNALLTFDYQLPSGNDFKNTSVGLEYHYVWKQNHLLASQDYAPVPEAYQLLGAKFSTEKHFNKTKLYIYAKANNLLNVAYRDYLNRLRYFADDTGRSVTLGFRVSF; encoded by the coding sequence ATGCCCAAGACTAAAAAACAAATTTTAATTATAACATTCATTCTTTTTAGTGTTATAGTTAATGCCCAAAAATGTGATTTTACTTTATCAGGAGTTGTTGTTGATAGTACAACAGATGAACCTATAGCCAATGCTAGTGTTTACCTAGAGGGGGTAAATAAAGGAGTCGTCAGTGGTATAGATGGAACTTTTGAAATTAAAAATATCTGTAAAGGAGATTATCATTTAGACATCACTCATATTGGTTGTGAAAACAATCAACAATTTGTACAAATTCATCACAATACGAAGATTCGTGTTGTGATGAATCATTATATACAGATGTTAGATGGAGTTCACCTCCACGGGCATAAAGCTGAGAATACTACACAAGCAGCTCAGAATATCACCTCAAAAAACATTCAAAATAATGCTAACGAAAACTTATCTAATTTATTAGAAAGTTTAACGGGGGTGAGTACTTTAAAAAATGGTAGTGGTATTGCAAAGCCGGTAGTACATGGTATGTACGGTAACAGAATTACCATTTTAAATAATGGAATTGCACAAAGTGGTCAACAATGGGGGAACGATCACAGTCCTGAAATAGATCCTTTAATAGCTAATAATATTAAGGTGATTAAGGGAGTTGGAGCCTTAGAGTACCAAGGAAGTAGTTTAGGAAGTGTTGTTCTTGTAACTCCTAAAGAAATTAATAAAGACCCTCATTTGCATGGTGCTGCTAATTATTTTGTAGAAACCAACGGATTGGGGAGTGGTTTAAATCTTACCTTAGAAAAAGGAACCAATGGTATTGATTGGAAAATAAATGGTACGCTTAAAAAGTATGGAGATAGAAAAACAGCCGATTATTATTTAAATAATACCGGAAATCAAGAAGCGAACTTGGCTTTACAGTTAAGAAAACAATTTTCGGATTCATGGGAATCTAAAATTTATGCCAGTACTTTTAATTCAGAATTAGGGGTGTTAAGAGGGTCTCATATTGGAAATATTAGTGATTTAGAAGAGGCGCTATCAAGAGAAGTTCCTTTTTACACAGAGGATTCTTTTTCTTATAAGTTAGAAGCTCCAAAGCAAGAAGTTCATCATCATTTATTAAAGTTTTTAAATCATTATAAGATTAATGATGATGAGTTTTACACGTTTACTTATGCTGGACAAATAAATAATAGAAAAGAGTTTGATATCCGTAGAGGTAATCGCTCTGGTATTCCTGCTTTGAGTTTAAATATGATGACTCACTTTTTAGAAGCCAAGCATCAAAATAAAATAGGGGAGAATATTGAATTTAAAAAAGGAATTCAATACACTTTTACCGACAATACTAATGATTCTGAAACAGGTGTTTTACCTTTAATTCCAGATTATTTGTCACATCAACTTGGGACTTTTGTCTTGTTAAATAAAAGATATCATAGATGGATGTACGAGTTAGGGTTTAGATATAATTTTACCTATCAAAATGTAGCAGCGATATCTAAAACAACTCCTAGAGAAATAGTTAACCATAATAATGTTTTTCATAATGTAAATGTATCTGCTGGATTAAGGTATAGAACTTTAAAGCAATTGCATTGGGCTTTTAACATTGGCTTGGCATCAAGAAATCCAGCGATAAACGAATTGTATAGTAATGGTTTGCACCAAGGAGTAAGTGGAATTGAAGAGGGGAATATAAATTTAAAACAAGAAAATTCTATTAAAACCACATTTGGATTAGAAGGAAATGTAGCGCAGAAATGGTTTTTTGAGACTTTGTTATATCATCAATACATTAAAGATTATATTTTTTTAAATCCTCAAAATGAAGTGCGTTTAACTATTAGAGGGGCTTTTCCTGTTTTTGCCTATGAACAAACCAACGCTCAACTTATAGGATTAGATTTGGGAACTACTTATGCGTTTTCTGATGCTTTAAAAGTAGGGGCTAAGTATAGTTTTTTACAAGGTGATAATTTGTCTGAAGATATTCCGCTAATCAACATGGCTGCAAACAATGCACTTTTAACTTTTGATTATCAATTACCAAGTGGAAATGATTTTAAAAATACTTCTGTAGGATTAGAATATCATTATGTTTGGAAACAAAATCATTTACTAGCTAGTCAAGATTATGCACCTGTACCTGAAGCATATCAATTATTAGGAGCAAAATTTAGTACAGAAAAACATTTTAATAAAACCAAATTGTATATATATGCAAAAGCAAATAATTTATTAAATGTAGCTTATAGAGATTATTTAAATAGATTAAGATATTTTGCTGATGATACCGGAAGAAGTGTTACACTTGGATTTAGAGTTTCATTTTAA
- a CDS encoding Fur family transcriptional regulator, translating into MNLETRFTDLLRDRNLKATPKRIELLNVVASYSSAIPYSEIQSKLNHFDRVTLYRTINALLDGGIIHKASVSSDEVYYAMCKEYCTSECHNHKHVHFKCLECMEVSCVDVTNPLQIQIPNVIIKQVEIEVSGVCEKCVS; encoded by the coding sequence ATGAATTTAGAAACAAGATTTACAGATTTACTTAGAGATAGAAATTTAAAAGCCACTCCTAAAAGAATAGAGTTACTTAATGTGGTAGCAAGTTATAGTTCTGCAATACCATATAGCGAAATTCAGAGTAAACTAAATCATTTTGATAGGGTTACCTTATATAGAACAATCAATGCTTTGTTAGATGGAGGTATTATACATAAAGCATCGGTAAGTAGCGATGAGGTTTATTATGCTATGTGTAAGGAATATTGTACTTCGGAATGTCATAACCATAAACATGTACACTTTAAATGCTTGGAATGTATGGAGGTTTCTTGTGTAGATGTTACAAATCCTCTTCAGATTCAAATTCCTAATGTGATTATAAAGCAAGTAGAAATTGAGGTAAGTGGTGTTTGCGAAAAATGTGTATCCTAA
- a CDS encoding copper resistance protein NlpE N-terminal domain-containing protein, translating to MKNNILILAVISMVITGCKTSENHNIHHFNSSFLDEHNSKNSLDWGGTYTGTIPCADCEGIQTKISIHSDLTYTKEVKYLGKSDELITEKGKFDWDEIGSNIIIDETSYMVGENTLIQLNKQKENIKGALATQYVLSKIATDTILTDVQWELIELQGEEIEKENKNIPYFTLSTTDNNISGNSGCNNFHGSFDLKFGNRLSISRLASTQKLCFNAPYEGAMLKALEVMDNYAIKNDTLSINKARMAPLAKFVKVQP from the coding sequence ATGAAAAATAATATATTAATCCTTGCCGTTATCAGTATGGTTATTACAGGGTGTAAAACCTCTGAAAACCACAATATACATCATTTTAATTCTTCTTTTCTTGATGAGCACAACAGTAAAAACTCTTTAGATTGGGGAGGTACTTACACAGGAACCATACCTTGTGCTGATTGTGAGGGAATACAGACTAAAATTAGTATTCATAGCGATTTAACATACACTAAAGAAGTTAAATACCTTGGAAAAAGTGATGAATTAATTACTGAAAAAGGAAAATTTGATTGGGATGAAATTGGAAGCAATATTATTATTGATGAAACCAGCTATATGGTAGGTGAAAACACTTTGATTCAACTAAACAAACAAAAAGAAAATATTAAAGGTGCTTTGGCTACTCAATATGTATTAAGCAAAATTGCTACAGACACAATTCTTACTGATGTACAATGGGAGTTGATAGAGTTACAAGGTGAAGAAATTGAAAAAGAAAACAAAAACATTCCTTACTTTACATTAAGTACTACTGACAATAATATTAGTGGAAACTCTGGATGTAATAACTTTCACGGAAGTTTTGATTTAAAATTTGGAAATAGATTGAGTATTTCTAGATTGGCATCTACGCAAAAACTTTGCTTTAACGCTCCTTATGAAGGTGCTATGTTAAAAGCCCTTGAAGTAATGGATAACTACGCTATAAAAAATGATACTTTATCTATAAACAAAGCTAGAATGGCTCCTTTGGCAAAATTTGTAAAAGTACAGCCCTAA
- a CDS encoding cation diffusion facilitator family transporter, translating into MSNQQKAVKTIYFSLLGNILLAIIKGIAGVIGNSYALVADAIESTSDIFSSLLVLFGLKYAKKPADENHPYGHGKIEPLMTFIVVVFLVASAIIISYKSIINIQTPHKVPQAWTLYILGVIILWKEISYRIVIHNSLKTNSSSLKADAWHHRSDALTSVAAFIGILIAVTLGDGYENADDWAALIASGIIIFNAYKIFRPALGEIMDEHRYDDLIKEIRKVAINVPGVMGTEKCFIRKAGMQHHVDLHARVNGDISVTKGHEISHLLKDTLHHKIPNLGHILIHIEPFYQNTSL; encoded by the coding sequence ATGAGTAATCAACAAAAAGCAGTTAAAACCATTTACTTTAGTTTACTTGGTAATATTCTTTTAGCTATCATAAAAGGAATAGCGGGAGTAATTGGAAACTCCTATGCTTTAGTAGCCGATGCAATAGAATCTACCTCTGATATATTTTCATCTTTATTGGTTTTATTTGGATTAAAATATGCCAAAAAACCTGCTGATGAAAATCACCCATACGGACATGGTAAAATAGAACCTTTAATGACATTTATTGTGGTTGTATTTTTGGTAGCATCTGCCATCATTATTTCTTATAAAAGTATCATCAACATACAAACCCCACATAAAGTTCCACAAGCATGGACTTTATATATTTTAGGAGTTATCATCTTGTGGAAAGAAATTTCATACAGAATAGTAATTCACAATAGCCTCAAAACCAATAGTTCTTCTCTAAAAGCAGATGCATGGCACCATAGAAGTGACGCTTTAACTTCTGTAGCCGCATTTATTGGTATATTAATTGCTGTTACCTTAGGAGATGGATATGAAAATGCCGATGATTGGGCAGCTTTAATAGCATCAGGTATTATTATATTTAACGCTTATAAAATTTTTAGACCTGCTTTGGGCGAAATTATGGATGAGCATAGATATGATGATTTAATTAAAGAAATTAGAAAAGTAGCAATTAATGTACCTGGGGTTATGGGGACAGAAAAATGTTTTATAAGAAAAGCTGGTATGCAACATCATGTTGATTTACACGCTAGAGTAAACGGAGATATATCTGTAACCAAAGGGCATGAAATTTCACATTTATTAAAAGATACATTACATCATAAAATTCCAAATTTGGGACATATATTAATACATATAGAACCATTTTACCAAAACACATCATTATGA
- a CDS encoding FKBP-type peptidyl-prolyl cis-trans isomerase, which yields MSQAKQGSTVQVHYTGKLTNEQVFDSSREREPLEFTVGAGQMIPGFDVAVDGMTIGENKQVTIPAEEAYGPRNEEAVFKLPKTQLPDDLEPQVGMQLQASREDGQTQALLIVGVEENEVLLDANHPLAGEDLIFDIELVAVN from the coding sequence ATGTCTCAAGCAAAACAAGGAAGTACTGTACAAGTACATTACACAGGAAAATTAACAAACGAACAAGTATTTGATAGTTCTAGAGAAAGAGAGCCTTTAGAGTTTACTGTCGGAGCTGGACAAATGATACCAGGTTTTGATGTTGCTGTAGATGGAATGACTATTGGAGAAAACAAACAAGTTACCATTCCTGCAGAAGAAGCTTACGGTCCTAGAAATGAAGAAGCAGTTTTTAAATTACCTAAAACTCAACTACCTGATGATTTAGAACCACAAGTAGGAATGCAATTACAGGCAAGTCGTGAAGATGGTCAAACTCAAGCTTTATTAATTGTTGGAGTTGAAGAAAACGAAGTTTTATTAGATGCTAACCACCCATTGGCTGGAGAGGATTTAATTTTTGATATTGAATTAGTTGCTGTAAATTAA